One window from the genome of Rickettsiales bacterium encodes:
- a CDS encoding cryptochrome/photolyase family protein produces MKKIRNLVFILGDQLSHKISSLENFSAEQDLILMCEVKEEATYAPHHKKKIAFIFSAMRHFSEELKAKKFSVEYIKFDDEKQVKSFEEALANAIKKYNPEKIIITEASEYRVLGYIKSWQKKFSKPLEIMQDNRFIATHEEFESFAKGKKNLLMEFFYRKMRQKTGLLMRFNKPVGNKWNFDSENREAMPNSVIPPENFKIKPDKITKEVLDLVAKYFPNNFGSLDNFFYSVTARDAEKSFDDFIENRLTNFGKYQDAMREDLDFGFHSIISLYLNVGLLDALECCKKIEKAYFEGKCDINSAEGFIRQIIGWREYIRGIYWLFMPEYKEKNFFNAKEKLPDFYWDYKKTKMNCISNVVKQTYQNAYSHHIQRLMITGNFALISGISPDEINLWYMAVYADAFEWVELPNTHGMSIYADGGIVGSKPYAASGKYINRMSNFCKNCEYNVNKTTGEDACPFNFLYWDFMIKNHDKLASNMRLKFTYQNLKRKSEEEILQIKKQASEFISKY; encoded by the coding sequence ATGAAAAAAATTAGAAATTTAGTTTTTATTTTAGGTGATCAATTATCGCATAAAATTTCTTCGCTTGAAAATTTCTCCGCTGAACAAGATTTAATTTTAATGTGCGAAGTGAAGGAAGAAGCCACTTACGCCCCTCATCACAAAAAGAAAATTGCTTTTATATTTTCAGCAATGAGGCATTTCTCTGAAGAACTAAAAGCAAAAAAATTCTCTGTTGAATATATTAAATTTGATGATGAAAAGCAGGTAAAATCTTTTGAGGAAGCCCTCGCAAATGCAATTAAAAAATATAACCCAGAAAAAATAATTATCACAGAAGCCTCAGAATATCGGGTTTTGGGATATATAAAATCTTGGCAGAAAAAATTTTCAAAACCTCTGGAAATAATGCAAGACAATAGATTCATCGCTACTCATGAGGAATTTGAGAGTTTCGCTAAAGGTAAAAAAAACTTACTGATGGAATTTTTTTATCGTAAAATGCGTCAAAAAACAGGGCTTTTAATGCGGTTTAATAAACCAGTTGGTAATAAGTGGAATTTTGATTCTGAAAATCGTGAAGCGATGCCAAACTCAGTTATTCCGCCAGAAAATTTTAAGATTAAGCCAGATAAAATTACTAAAGAAGTTTTAGATTTAGTTGCAAAATATTTCCCTAATAATTTTGGCTCGCTAGATAATTTTTTCTACTCTGTTACTGCCAGAGATGCCGAAAAATCTTTTGATGATTTCATAGAAAATCGTCTTACAAATTTTGGAAAATATCAAGATGCAATGCGGGAAGATTTAGATTTCGGCTTTCATTCCATCATTTCGCTTTATCTAAATGTTGGTTTATTAGATGCTTTAGAGTGCTGTAAAAAGATTGAAAAGGCTTACTTTGAAGGTAAATGCGATATTAATTCAGCTGAAGGTTTTATTCGTCAAATTATCGGTTGGCGTGAATATATTCGCGGAATTTACTGGCTTTTTATGCCAGAATATAAGGAAAAAAATTTCTTTAATGCAAAAGAAAAACTCCCTGATTTTTATTGGGATTACAAGAAAACTAAGATGAATTGCATTTCAAATGTTGTAAAGCAAACTTATCAAAATGCATATTCTCATCATATACAAAGACTTATGATAACTGGCAATTTCGCATTAATTTCCGGCATTTCGCCTGATGAAATTAATTTATGGTATATGGCGGTCTACGCTGATGCATTTGAGTGGGTTGAATTGCCTAATACTCATGGAATGTCTATTTATGCTGATGGCGGAATTGTTGGGTCAAAGCCTTATGCGGCAAGTGGTAAATATATAAATAGAATGTCTAATTTTTGTAAGAATTGTGAATATAATGTCAACAAAACTACTGGTGAAGATGCTTGCCCATTCAACTTTTTATATTGGGATTTTATGATTAAAAATCATGATAAGTTAGCTTCAAATATGCGATTAAAATTTACTTATCAAAACCTAAAAAGAAAATCTGAGGAAGAAATTTTACAAATAAAAAAACAGGCATCCGAATTTATATCAAAATACTAA
- the folP gene encoding dihydropteroate synthase produces MSKIPKIFGIVNITPDSFSDGGLHSNAKKAFEYAEKLSLEGADIIDVGAESTRPDAVTISENEEWQRLQGFFELAYKDNFKTPISIDSRNPATIQKALDLGAKIINDVSGLKNEEIINLAVKYNCKTVFMHSLTIPADKNITLPENIDVIEHLKNWALEKINFLKSKNLKSENLIFDAGIGFGKNINQNWQIINRAEEFLSLNIPILIGHSEKSFLSKITDKPAGERLLATCEVSKILSLKQIDYLRLHKIKENLEYIRNV; encoded by the coding sequence ATGAGCAAAATCCCAAAAATTTTTGGAATAGTAAACATAACGCCAGATTCTTTTAGTGACGGCGGGCTACATAGTAACGCCAAAAAAGCCTTTGAATATGCTGAAAAACTGAGCCTTGAAGGTGCAGATATTATTGATGTGGGTGCAGAATCCACACGGCCAGATGCAGTTACTATTAGTGAAAATGAGGAATGGCAAAGGCTTCAAGGTTTTTTTGAATTGGCTTACAAGGATAATTTCAAAACCCCAATTAGCATTGATAGCAGAAACCCCGCAACTATTCAAAAAGCCTTGGATTTGGGTGCAAAAATCATCAATGATGTAAGTGGTTTGAAGAATGAAGAAATTATAAACCTTGCGGTTAAATATAATTGCAAGACGGTTTTTATGCATAGTTTAACAATACCTGCGGATAAAAACATCACTCTGCCAGAAAATATTGATGTGATTGAACACCTTAAAAACTGGGCATTAGAGAAGATTAACTTTCTAAAAAGCAAAAATCTAAAATCTGAAAATCTGATTTTTGATGCGGGTATTGGCTTTGGCAAAAACATCAATCAAAATTGGCAAATTATCAACAGAGCTGAGGAATTTTTATCGCTTAATATCCCAATTTTAATTGGACATTCTGAAAAATCTTTTTTGAGTAAAATCACTGATAAACCAGCGGGAGAGAGGCTTTTAGCAACTTGTGAAGTTTCAAAAATTTTGAGCCTAAAACAAATTGATTATCTTAGACTTCACAAAATCAAAGAAAATTTGGAGTATATAAGAAATGTTTGA
- a CDS encoding MFS transporter, which translates to MALPIAMAGIPLYILAPDYYAKDLDLSLSKIGFALLFLRFLDAVTDPLIGVLSDKYFAKKNYIFALGIFLTAIGFFAIFNPQFNYFYWFIASAFLATLGFSIVTINLNAYGGVWSSDYNLKTKISTTREFFSLIGLIFAVILPAILKNFEVKNLYFSYSIIMLFLLFIIGGIFINFWLKKTNLPQPKIDFSWLEFFKSLHKKKAFFLVYFISIFASSIPAVLIIFFVRDNLNLEKYLGLFLMSYFLAAGLSMPFWNYISKRLNKINAWGLSMLIAICVFVWAANLEQGDFTPYLLICLLSGFAFGGELSLPPAILADLVDKNYTTDYSILAFLSKISLALASGISFMVLDENNFSTGKVNNSGSLELLSILYATIPCTIKFLAIILLIKFFRRFQNEKPNFNSNGGGYA; encoded by the coding sequence ATGGCATTGCCAATTGCGATGGCTGGTATTCCGCTTTATATTTTAGCCCCTGATTATTACGCAAAAGATTTAGATTTAAGCCTTTCAAAAATTGGTTTTGCCTTACTTTTCTTAAGATTTTTAGATGCAGTTACTGACCCTCTAATCGGTGTTTTAAGTGATAAATATTTTGCTAAGAAAAATTATATTTTTGCCCTTGGCATTTTTCTAACCGCGATTGGTTTTTTTGCAATTTTCAACCCACAATTTAATTATTTTTATTGGTTTATAGCCTCTGCATTCCTTGCAACACTTGGCTTTAGTATCGTTACAATAAACCTTAACGCCTATGGTGGCGTTTGGAGTTCTGATTATAATCTCAAAACAAAAATTTCAACAACTCGAGAGTTTTTTAGCTTAATTGGTTTAATTTTTGCAGTTATTCTGCCGGCGATTCTCAAAAATTTTGAAGTAAAAAATCTATATTTTTCTTACTCTATAATAATGCTTTTTTTGCTTTTTATTATCGGTGGAATTTTTATAAATTTTTGGCTAAAAAAAACTAATTTACCCCAGCCTAAAATTGATTTTTCTTGGTTAGAATTCTTCAAATCTTTACATAAGAAAAAGGCTTTCTTTCTAGTTTATTTTATTTCAATTTTTGCTTCATCAATCCCAGCGGTTTTAATAATTTTTTTCGTTAGGGATAATCTTAATCTTGAAAAATATTTAGGGCTTTTTTTGATGTCTTACTTTCTTGCTGCTGGTTTATCAATGCCTTTTTGGAATTATATTTCTAAAAGATTAAACAAAATTAATGCTTGGGGATTATCAATGTTAATTGCAATCTGCGTTTTTGTTTGGGCGGCTAATCTTGAACAAGGTGATTTCACGCCATATCTGCTAATTTGCTTGCTTTCAGGGTTTGCATTTGGTGGAGAACTAAGTCTCCCACCTGCAATTTTAGCTGATTTAGTTGATAAAAATTACACTACAGATTATTCTATTTTAGCTTTCCTCTCAAAAATTTCATTAGCCTTAGCTTCAGGAATATCATTTATGGTTCTTGATGAAAATAATTTTTCTACTGGGAAAGTTAATAATTCAGGCTCTCTTGAATTACTTTCAATTTTATATGCAACAATTCCGTGTACAATAAAATTTTTAGCGATAATTTTATTAATCAAATTTTTTAGGAGATTTCAAAATGAAAAACCTAATTTTAATTCTAATGGGGGCGGTTATGCTTAG
- a CDS encoding cyclopropane-fatty-acyl-phospholipid synthase family protein: MFYEITLNKLLKSLEEIKYGVLELTTPEGKKYIFEGKEEGPRADIKIHDLSIITNAVAKGDVGFAEDYRDGKWDSDNLSSLLYLIIKNDSVFDEYFYGNSIYKYIAKLYYFFNSNTLRGSKRNIHAHYDLGNEFYSLWLDETMTYSSAIFKNKNEDLSQAQNNKYDRILDIIGNKSCNILEIGCGWGGFAERAVREGDHKIKGITISNQQYNFAKERISNICQNSNIVIEDYRKQNGKFDNIVSIEMFEAVGEKYWPIYFSKIASLLKDKGQAIIQTITIKDDLFEAYRKSGDMIRSFIFPGGMLPSQARFEHEANKAGLKISDKFDFGTHYALTLDKWLKNFDAQIRKIKMLGFDEKFIRIWRLYLSTCIASFSSERTNVMQVSLGHA; this comes from the coding sequence ATGTTTTACGAGATTACACTTAATAAGCTCCTTAAATCACTTGAGGAGATAAAATATGGCGTTTTGGAGCTTACGACACCAGAAGGAAAAAAATATATTTTTGAAGGTAAGGAAGAAGGCCCAAGGGCAGATATCAAAATCCATGATTTATCAATCATCACAAATGCAGTTGCAAAAGGCGATGTTGGCTTTGCTGAGGATTATAGAGATGGCAAGTGGGATTCTGACAATCTAAGTTCATTGCTATATTTAATTATCAAAAATGATAGTGTTTTTGATGAATATTTTTATGGCAATTCAATCTATAAATATATTGCAAAACTTTATTATTTTTTCAACTCAAACACTTTGAGGGGAAGCAAGAGGAATATTCACGCTCACTATGATTTAGGCAATGAGTTTTATTCTCTGTGGCTTGATGAAACAATGACATATTCTTCAGCTATTTTTAAGAACAAAAATGAAGATTTATCTCAAGCACAAAACAACAAATATGATAGAATTTTAGATATTATAGGCAATAAATCTTGTAACATTCTTGAAATAGGTTGCGGTTGGGGTGGTTTTGCAGAAAGGGCGGTTAGAGAGGGCGACCACAAAATAAAAGGTATTACAATTTCTAATCAGCAATATAATTTTGCAAAGGAAAGAATTTCAAATATTTGCCAAAATTCTAATATTGTTATTGAAGATTATCGCAAGCAAAATGGTAAATTTGATAATATAGTTTCTATTGAAATGTTTGAAGCAGTGGGTGAAAAATATTGGCCAATATATTTCTCTAAAATCGCATCTTTACTAAAAGATAAGGGGCAAGCAATTATTCAAACCATTACAATTAAAGATGATTTATTTGAAGCTTATCGCAAAAGTGGCGATATGATTAGAAGTTTTATTTTCCCCGGTGGAATGCTACCTTCGCAAGCTAGGTTTGAACATGAGGCGAACAAAGCGGGGCTTAAAATCAGTGATAAATTTGATTTCGGCACGCATTACGCACTAACGCTAGATAAATGGTTAAAAAATTTTGATGCTCAAATCAGAAAAATAAAAATGCTTGGTTTTGATGAAAAATTTATTCGTATTTGGCGTTTATATTTATCAACCTGTATCGCAAGCTTTTCAAGCGAAAGAACCAATGTAATGCAAGTATCTCTTGGTCATGCTTAA
- a CDS encoding bifunctional 2-C-methyl-D-erythritol 4-phosphate cytidylyltransferase/2-C-methyl-D-erythritol 2,4-cyclodiphosphate synthase: MNSGKNITIIVAGGSGVRLGLETPKQYLKIKNKYILELTLEVFIAHKNIDFIQIVIAENHLELYQKATQKFSNNKKILPIVFGGITRQESVLNGLKAVETHKPKNILIHDAVRPFLSEELISKIISSLDENSNKACIPALQITDSVKEVKDNFIYKSLLRENLVNVQTPQGFDYNFIYNLHKIFAGKNLSDDSWLAELAQEKIALIEGEKSNYKITTMEDLERAKRELSEHRIGSGFDVHQFEEGDGVILCGVKIPYSQKLKGHSDADCAWHALTDAILGAIGEGDIGEHFPDTQAEWKNADSKIFLQYANNLLLKKGGKLINADITIICENPKLKNYKKLMKKSTAEALNLEEDRINIKATTTEKLGFLGRGEGLACEAVVSILI; the protein is encoded by the coding sequence ATGAATAGCGGGAAAAATATTACGATTATTGTAGCCGGTGGAAGTGGCGTTAGGCTTGGTCTAGAAACCCCTAAACAATATCTAAAAATCAAAAACAAATATATTTTAGAACTAACTTTAGAAGTTTTTATCGCACATAAAAATATTGATTTTATTCAAATAGTGATTGCTGAAAATCACTTGGAATTATATCAAAAAGCCACTCAAAAATTTTCTAATAATAAAAAGATTTTGCCAATAGTTTTTGGAGGCATAACTCGGCAGGAATCTGTGTTAAATGGGCTTAAAGCGGTTGAAACTCATAAGCCAAAAAATATTTTAATTCATGATGCAGTTCGCCCATTTTTATCAGAGGAATTAATCTCAAAAATAATTTCTAGCCTAGATGAAAATTCTAACAAAGCCTGCATTCCAGCCTTGCAAATAACTGATAGCGTAAAGGAAGTTAAGGATAATTTTATTTATAAGTCTTTGCTGCGTGAAAACCTTGTAAATGTTCAAACTCCGCAGGGTTTTGATTATAATTTCATCTATAATCTGCATAAGATTTTTGCAGGTAAAAACCTCTCTGATGATTCGTGGCTTGCAGAGCTGGCTCAAGAAAAAATTGCACTTATTGAAGGTGAAAAATCTAATTATAAAATTACTACAATGGAAGATTTAGAAAGGGCAAAGCGAGAACTATCTGAACATCGCATCGGCAGTGGCTTTGATGTTCATCAGTTTGAAGAAGGTGACGGCGTTATTTTATGTGGAGTTAAAATTCCATATTCGCAAAAATTGAAGGGTCATTCAGATGCAGATTGTGCTTGGCACGCACTAACAGATGCAATTTTAGGGGCGATTGGCGAAGGCGATATTGGTGAGCATTTCCCTGATACTCAAGCGGAATGGAAGAATGCAGATTCAAAAATTTTCCTGCAATATGCCAATAATTTATTGCTAAAAAAAGGCGGAAAATTAATAAATGCGGATATAACAATAATCTGTGAAAATCCGAAGCTAAAAAATTACAAAAAATTGATGAAAAAATCAACCGCGGAAGCCTTAAATTTAGAAGAAGATAGAATTAATATCAAAGCTACAACTACTGAAAAACTTGGCTTTCTAGGCCGAGGTGAGGGGTTAGCTTGTGAGGCAGTGGTTAGTATTTTGATATAA
- the folK gene encoding 2-amino-4-hydroxy-6-hydroxymethyldihydropteridine diphosphokinase, protein MDNFILIALGSNLLDREKNIKSAIEKLSKIVDVERVSSLYKSDAFIPKNSPEEWNKPFLNCVLAGRTNLGPQELLLKTKEIEREINTIARNKGTSEPRMLDVDIIAFNQEIINDDNLQIPHPRMCERNFVIYPIAEILPNWVFYGEGENHNKSALELTKNLPKIEKNS, encoded by the coding sequence ATGGACAATTTTATTTTAATCGCACTTGGTTCTAACTTGCTTGATAGAGAGAAAAATATCAAATCTGCAATAGAAAAACTCTCAAAAATTGTTGATGTTGAAAGAGTTTCAAGCCTTTATAAATCTGATGCTTTTATACCAAAAAATTCTCCAGAAGAATGGAATAAACCTTTCCTAAATTGCGTTCTAGCTGGAAGAACTAATCTAGGCCCACAAGAATTACTTCTAAAAACGAAAGAAATTGAGAGAGAAATTAATACTATAGCCCGCAATAAAGGCACTTCTGAGCCTAGAATGCTTGATGTTGATATAATTGCATTCAACCAAGAAATTATTAATGATGATAATTTACAAATTCCACACCCAAGAATGTGCGAGAGAAATTTTGTGATTTATCCAATTGCCGAAATTTTGCCAAATTGGGTTTTTTATGGAGAAGGCGAAAACCATAATAAATCTGCACTTGAATTAACAAAAAACCTTCCTAAAATTGAGAAAAATTCTTGA
- a CDS encoding SDR family NAD(P)-dependent oxidoreductase: protein MKNLQNKKIWIIGASTGIGAELAHQLAEEGAILALSARDEIKLEHVKNSLKGSNHQIFPLDVRNFDRVKEISETLIKNNGLDSVIFMAAGYQPHQNAGYSDINIAKNIIEVNFIGALNIVHSVLPHFKNSENQEKQIVLCASVAGFRGLPSGQPYCATKAALINYAESLAIENKNIDIKIINPGFVKTRLTDKNEFKMPFIISAEEAAKRIVKGLKSKCFEIHFPKRFTYIMKFIRIIPTCIYVPLMKVFTKNFNEKN from the coding sequence ATGAAAAACCTGCAAAATAAAAAAATCTGGATAATTGGTGCAAGCACTGGAATTGGTGCAGAGCTTGCCCATCAGCTTGCGGAAGAAGGTGCAATTTTAGCCCTTTCCGCCAGAGATGAAATTAAATTAGAGCATGTTAAAAATTCTCTCAAAGGCAGTAACCATCAAATTTTCCCGCTTGATGTCAGAAATTTTGATAGGGTAAAAGAAATCTCAGAAACTCTTATAAAAAATAATGGTTTAGATTCTGTAATTTTTATGGCGGCCGGCTATCAACCCCATCAGAACGCAGGTTACAGCGATATTAATATTGCAAAAAATATTATTGAAGTAAATTTTATAGGCGCGTTAAATATTGTTCATTCGGTTTTGCCTCATTTCAAAAATTCTGAAAATCAAGAAAAGCAAATCGTTTTATGTGCAAGTGTAGCGGGCTTTAGGGGGCTTCCATCAGGGCAGCCTTATTGTGCAACTAAGGCGGCACTTATAAATTATGCTGAGAGTTTAGCGATAGAAAATAAAAATATTGATATAAAAATTATCAATCCAGGGTTTGTAAAAACTCGGCTTACTGATAAAAATGAATTCAAAATGCCTTTTATAATTTCAGCGGAAGAGGCGGCAAAAAGAATTGTAAAAGGCTTAAAATCCAAGTGTTTTGAGATTCATTTTCCAAAGAGATTTACCTATATTATGAAATTTATCAGGATAATTCCAACCTGCATTTATGTTCCTTTGATGAAAGTTTTTACAAAAAATTTCAATGAAAAAAATTAG
- a CDS encoding DUF3833 domain-containing protein encodes MKNLILILMGAVMLSCCSNHNVEKYKDSKPKLDVKEFFNGHIKAWGIVQDWSGKVVNKFDVTMKGTWEDDEGTLEEDFVFYSGKTQKRIWKLKKISEDYIEGRAGDIIGIATGKNAGDSLNFHYTMDIEVDGKMVRVRLDDWMWAMNDNVIINRSYIKKFGITVAELTIFMKKEDEKPAK; translated from the coding sequence ATGAAAAACCTAATTTTAATTCTAATGGGGGCGGTTATGCTTAGCTGTTGTTCAAATCATAATGTTGAAAAATACAAAGATTCCAAGCCAAAACTAGATGTTAAAGAATTTTTTAACGGCCATATTAAGGCTTGGGGAATAGTGCAGGATTGGAGTGGCAAAGTTGTAAATAAATTTGATGTTACAATGAAAGGTACTTGGGAAGATGATGAAGGAACTCTTGAGGAGGATTTTGTTTTCTATAGCGGCAAAACTCAAAAACGAATTTGGAAACTTAAGAAAATTTCTGAGGATTATATTGAAGGCAGGGCTGGTGATATAATTGGCATTGCAACTGGTAAAAACGCTGGGGATTCCCTCAATTTTCATTACACAATGGATATTGAAGTTGATGGTAAAATGGTTCGTGTTAGGCTAGATGACTGGATGTGGGCGATGAATGATAATGTTATTATCAACAGATCTTACATTAAGAAGTTTGGTATTACCGTTGCTGAGCTAACAATTTTTATGAAAAAAGAAGATGAAAAACCTGCAAAATAA
- a CDS encoding nucleoside deaminase codes for MFDYQKFMKIALSEAQIAASKNEVPVGALLVKDNQIIAKAHNSVEASNDATNHAELLIIKQASQILGSKNLENTSLYVTLEPCLMCATAISYARISKIIFGAEDKKLGAIENGDRIFYNSKNNLWKPEIIGSIMAEESEILLKNFFKNLR; via the coding sequence ATGTTTGATTATCAAAAATTTATGAAAATAGCCCTGAGTGAGGCACAGATTGCGGCTTCAAAGAATGAAGTTCCAGTTGGTGCGTTGCTGGTGAAAGATAATCAAATTATTGCAAAAGCTCACAACTCAGTTGAGGCTTCAAATGATGCAACTAATCACGCAGAACTTCTTATAATCAAGCAAGCAAGCCAAATTCTTGGGTCTAAAAATCTTGAAAATACTTCTCTTTATGTAACTTTAGAGCCTTGTTTAATGTGTGCCACCGCCATTTCTTACGCAAGAATTTCCAAAATTATTTTTGGTGCAGAAGATAAAAAATTAGGTGCAATAGAAAATGGTGATAGAATTTTTTATAACAGCAAAAATAACCTCTGGAAGCCAGAAATTATAGGCAGTATTATGGCTGAGGAATCAGAAATTTTACTTAAAAACTTCTTCAAAAACCTTAGATAG
- a CDS encoding chalcone isomerase family protein, producing the protein MLKKLRILLVLILGFGGNSFAISKTDYFTEINYLKNYISNPVKVGEGSFSFFFWDIYDAKLYADNGNFSQEKPFALKLRYQMSFKGEDIVKSTIDELKKHGVTDELLLSKWQKDLLKIFPDVNENQILTGVYTDKKTAVFLNNGKIIGEMKDEYFAKKFFEIWLSEKTTAPSLRKSLLARK; encoded by the coding sequence ATGCTTAAAAAATTACGCATATTATTAGTTTTAATTCTTGGCTTTGGTGGAAATTCTTTTGCTATATCAAAAACCGATTATTTTACTGAAATTAACTATTTGAAAAATTATATTTCTAACCCTGTTAAAGTTGGTGAGGGCTCATTTAGCTTTTTCTTTTGGGATATTTATGATGCAAAACTTTACGCTGATAATGGCAATTTTAGTCAAGAAAAACCATTCGCTTTGAAGCTTAGATATCAAATGTCTTTCAAGGGTGAGGATATTGTTAAAAGCACGATTGACGAATTAAAAAAGCACGGCGTTACAGATGAATTATTGCTTTCAAAATGGCAGAAAGATTTGCTCAAAATTTTCCCAGATGTGAATGAAAATCAAATTCTAACTGGTGTTTATACTGATAAAAAAACAGCGGTTTTTCTAAATAATGGTAAAATTATTGGTGAAATGAAAGACGAATATTTCGCAAAAAAATTCTTTGAAATTTGGCTCAGTGAAAAAACCACCGCACCAAGCCTCAGAAAATCCCTTCTCGCTAGAAAATAA